A window of Flavobacterium branchiarum genomic DNA:
TCAGCAACTATTTTTTTTATAGATTCAAAGCTTCGCTGTTGCCCTTTAAGATTGAAAACGGCATCTTTAAATAAGTGAAATTGAGTTAACGTTTTAGCGTAACTGAATTGTTCCACATTTAGTGTGAATGCATCTTTTAAAACTTTACGGCTTTCATTATCGTCAAATGAAGGTCCTAATCCACTATTGACAGCCTTTATTAATTGCGTTGCTGTTCTGTTGTAAACAGCATCAGTATTTAGGTCTTCACCATTCATTAACTGCCTTGCAATTTTTGCGTAGATGTCATCCCAATTGTCGGCTGCTAAATCATCCAGTTCAAGATCAATACAACAGGTACAATCTAAACTATATAAATTATTTAATTGCCCGACTAATGTCGGGCTTGGTCGAAAAAATCCGCTAAACCTTTAAAAAGTAAATCCATTAGGTTTTGCTTTCTGGTTTCGGTTAGTTGCGATTTTGGGGGTTGTTGACGCGATGGTTTTTTAGAATTATTATCGTTTGGTTCCGGTGCCGGTTCCTGGTTTGCCAGTTCCATTTTTGCTTTTAACTCATCGTAGTTATCAGGCTTTGGAATTTTATATGTTTCATACCAATAATCATCACCTACAGGAACTTTTGAACTCACAACCACATCAATTTCCATTCGCATTTTTAACTTGGTCAAATCAAGATCAAGTTCAAACTCAAATTGACCATCGACGTTATAGCCATATGATTTTAAAATCTGTTTAAACTTTTTGCTGTTTAATAGATTTTCAACAAAAATCAAATCTGAAATAGTCAATTCGTCCTGTTGTTCTCCGTGCTCTTTTGATTGTGCATAACCGCTCGACTTACTGGATGAAGTTGTTTCTGTATTTCCCAAAATGGCGATTGCCATTTCTTCGTTACATGCATCTTTTAAACCAAGTTGAAGCTTACCGTCACCATTTGAGGTTTTGCCGTCAAGCATTTCAAATTCGGCTTGTTTTGGTATCATCATCGCAAGCGATGAACCGCTATCGGTTAGTAGAGTTTTAAGCTCTTGTTTGGTTTTTGTATCATACGCATCATACTTCATGATTCGAACAGGTTGCCCGAAAATCTCAACGTATTGTGCATAATCTCCAAAGGTTCCACGTTTATATATTCCATAAATAGAACACGCTAAAAGCAATCCTAAATCTTTTGGTTTACCTACAACCCAAACAAAAGGCATGTCTTCGTAAGCATAACCGTCTTGTTCTGAAAGTCCGTATTGCGATTTGGTAATTAATCCTTTCTCGGGTTTAATGTGCTTTCTTTCAACTTCTTTAAAGGTCAGTTCTTCACCTATAATAAACTCAACACCTGAAATTCCCCAAATTTTAGATTCCATTATTAAAGTAGTCAATTCACGTCCTTTTTCACTCTTAATTAAGGCAGTTAAGTCATCATCCTGTTTGCCGTCTTTTTTAATGAATTTTAATTTTTTATTAAGTACAGCATCTATCCTTTTTTGAATAATACCACGCAAAAAACCATCCATTGAAAGGATGTCGTGATACAAGTCATATAGCATGACACGATTAGGATAATAAACACTTTCAGCAGTAACGACGCTTTCTTTTAGTTTTCCGATGTCTTTACTGCTACGGTCAGGAGACACGAGTGTTAAGTCGTGAATGATATAAGCCTCTTTTTCTTTATTTTCCATGGTTTAAAATCTTTGGATGCGTTTTTGGTTAGAACCCCAGAAAACACCATCATTCAATGTACTTTCGTCTTCTGGTGTTTCTGGATCATCTTGTTTATAAGGCCAGTTTGGATTTATATTTCCCTCTTTAATATCAAACAGCCATCCGGGTACTTCCTTGTTACCAATCATCAACTCCCAATCTTCGCGAAATAACTCTAAATTGACATTTGGATTTGATTTTCGTACCAACCAATAAGAGGCAATTACTTTAATTGTCTTCTTTAAATTTTCATCTACAACTGTTGGAGCTAATGCCGGTTCTACGTAATCATCGCCAAAAAGTGCTTTTAAATCATATTTAAACAGGTATGATTTACAAAAATCCTCAGCTGCTTTGATTTGAGTAATTGTTTCGTTCGGATTGCTTCGGGTTATTGCTGCAATAACTTCCGGGTATAATTCGGTGTTTAATTCTGATGGTTGTACTAACATTACATTCTATGTTTATTGGCTTGACGTTTGAAACTTTCGATTGCTCCGGTAGCCGTTGTGATTTGTACTTCTTTTATAGTCCAGACAGCACCTTCGACACAATCGGGTCCATCCATTAGCTTTGCTTTTCGGCTGAAACTGGTAAACTGTGCAACAAGTCGCTCCATATGTGGATTGGTTTTCTCCACTACATTAAAAATCAGATGTCCTAAACGGTTTAGTGGTTCAAGCCCTCCCTCAATTCTTGCGTATTTTTCAGGCTTCTTGCGGTCATCCGGGCGGATTGGTAAAAAGGAATTTCTTTCTTCGTTTATTCTGTATATATGAGGTAAAATAACCTGCTCGTAAAATGGATTTTGAAGTGAATTGTTTTCTATCCATATATAAACTGGGTCAACTCCGCCACGCTTACAAATGTCATGCGCTTCAAATAGGTATTCACAAAACTTAGCGTTACTCATTTGATCAACCCAAACTTTTTGGATGTAATAGTTAAGTCCCTTGTTGGCTACAATAGTAATTGCCTTGCTACTTGCATTGGTTTTATCTGAATTACTAGGTGCCGGATCGGCATAAATTACAACATTATCACAATGGCGTAGTTGTGGACACTTTTCGAAAATAATATCTTTAAAAGTATCACCACCATCCATTGGGTTATTGAAGTACTCTTTTTGGTAACTTTCGTAACTTATCAAAGAAAGAACCCTGTCGATATTTGCTTCTGTATTTTTTTGAGGCCAAGTACTTTTTCCTTCTTTATCACGAATATTAATGACTTCGTGAATATCAGCTTTTTTACCCATTTCGGTAATACAACAATACTTTGCAATAATGTTTCCACAAGCAATAATTCTTAATCCACTAGAAATTGAACGGGTTGGAATTAAAGCTTGTTCAATCCATTTAACACGTTCCTTTACCCTTTCTGGATTACGGCATATTTCGTCGGTATCAATATCGTCAATCAAAATTAGATTAGGTCTCTTTGCTTTATTACGAGTTCCACGAGGCGATTGACCTGCTCCAATACCACGAAAAGCCAAACCTTTTCGAGTTGTAAATTCGGTAGATTCCCAACCTCCTATCTTTTTTTGAACACCATAATCATTAATGATACGATTATTACTTTCTAAACTTCCTTTATATGGTAATAGTAATCTTTCAGCATTATCTAATGAATCAGATACTAAAAGGATAGTATCTACTTTTATGTCAACCGGAATATCAGCTATACCCAGGTACAAAGTTTCCATCATGGTTCGACCTGACTTTGAAAGTTCTCTCGACCACGAACGAACTTCATACCATTCGGGATTAGCTATAACTCTTTTTGTAGCCCTTATATGAAATGGCGCGGGCTCACTTGTATAATACATTGGGAAATAGTATTTAAACCATTCCTCAGGATGTTTTTCAAGATGTTGTTTTCTCTTGATTTTTGCCGAATGAGTTTCGCTTAAATCTATAGGAGTAGCATTGTCCATGTTTTCACAGAACTCACGCCATAACTCTAAATATTCCTTGTCGGTAACTCTTTTAGCCATTTTTTAATTTTGAGTTGATAAACTCATCGATGTAATTCTTGAATTTTTTTGCATCACCTAAATCAACAGATTGAATGAACGTTAATAATTTTCTTGAAACCTCCACATATTCACCTAAACCTATTTCGGTTTCCAGGCGTTGGATGTTTGCGGTTATTTTACTCATTATGTCCGCTTCCTTAGATTCCGGAATCGGAACATCACGTTTTGCAATCAATTCGTTTAATGCCTCCAATTGATTATACCAATGCACAAGTTGCGCCTCCTTAGTTGTCAATAGGCTTTTTCGAAGCTTCGCCCAATTGTCTAATTCTGCCCACTTTCCTATTGTCTTTTCGGTTACGCCTGTACGTTCAGCAATCTCTTTAAAAGTGATTCGCTCATTTACATATAATATTCGAGCATACTCCCGCTCTTGTGCTTTGGAAATTCCCATTTTACTCTTGATTACATGGCAAAATTGACCCAAAACAACCCCATTTTAAAATATGTGTGCAATCCTTACGTCTTTATTTTCAATGCTTTGCAAACATTCGCAAGTTTGTACTCACTTTAAAACACATATAAACATGAAAGCTTAATGAGTACACCAAAACAGAAAAAAATCGATAAAGAATTTTGCATCACTGACGACTCAGTGAATGTATATGGCTATCGATGTTTAACGTCTGGTTTATTGGTAGATGAAGTCAAGAAAAACCCTATCGGTTTTAAAATGCACAACCGCGACAACGGTGTTGTGGTGCGTTGGGAAGACTTTAGAATCGATAATGATAAGGTTTATGCAAAACCGATTATCAATTTGGCTCATCCACAAGGTGAGACGATTGTTTCAGAGATCGAAAACGGTTTCTTGAATGCGGCCAGCGTTGGAAAAATAGTTGTGTTGGATTATACCGACTTAAAATCATTGATGTTGCCAGATCAAACAGGACCTACTATTACAAAGTGGTTTCCTCGTGAAATATCGCTTGTTGATATTCCGGGCAATTACAATGCACTTGCCGATCTTTTTGATATTGATGACAACGAATTAAACCTTTCAGATTTAAAAAAAACTAAACCCAATAACATGAAAAAAATCATTTTAACCGCGGGCTTTTTGACCGCATTGAATTTAAGTGACAATTCAAGTGATGAAGATGCAAACGGTGCATTTCAGGACTTAATTGACAAAGCCAATAAAATACCTGGACTGCAAAAAGATTTAGCAGATAAAACCAAAGCTTTAACTGAAAAGGAAAAAGAATTGTCTGATTTGAAAGATTCACATGTAGCCAAAGAAGTTCAAGACTTACTTTCAAAAGGTGAAGCTGACAAGAAATTAACTAAGGAAGTTTCTGCAAAATTAGGAGAAAGCTTTAAAGCTGATCCAAAAGGTTTAAAAGACTTAATCGATGCGATGCCAGCGCAAACATTGATTACAGATCAGTTGGGAGATAATAAAGACGCTTCCGTATTTGCTGGAAAAAAATGGGATGATTTATACCAATCTGACCAATTAGAAACCGTACGTATTCAGCTTCCTGATTTGTACGATAAATTAAAAAAAGAAAAATATCCTAATTCATAATCCAATTTAATTATGGCAAATCCAAAAATACCCCAAGAGTTTTGGGCATCTTATATCGTAGAGAAACTACGTAAAACAAATCCACACATTGCACTTTGTTTTGATGAAAGCAAATTTATTGTTGGTGGTTCTGTTGTCTATATTCCACAAGCGGGAGCTAAACCAAATGTTGTAAAAAATAGAGGTTTTGGGGCGGCTACAGCGGTTCAAAGAGGTGATACTGCAATTGCTTATGTACTTGACGTATTTACAACAGATCCAACAGCACTGTTGACTTCTGAAACACTTGAAATCAGCTACGAAAAACAAGATAGCCTTTTAGCAGATCATACCGACACCTTAGCAGAAAGTATTGGTGACGAATTGACGTATAACTGGATTAAAGGTATCAAACCTGCCGTTGGCGGTGGCACAACTGTTGAATTTTTACCCGTTGCAAGACATATCGGTACTGCCGGTACTGCAACAGCTGTAAATCCAGTAGATGGCCAGACTGGTACTAGAAAAGGATTCACATTCGCAGAGTTTGATCTTATGCAGGCAACTTTTAATAAAGACAATGTGCCAAAACAAGATCGTTACGCAATGCTTGAAAGTTTTATGTTAAAACAGTTTCAAAATTCATTAACCACAAACGAAATGGCGGCCTTTCAAGCTACTGCTGATTTGGCTAATGGTGTTGTTGGAAAATATGCGGGTTTTACAATTCTTGAAAGAAGTTCAGTATTAGCATTATCATCTGCGGGAGTGTTTAGATTACCTGGAGAGGCTTTGGCTGCAACTGATAATCTGGCAAGCATCTTTTGGCAAAAGAACAGTGTAACCAAGTCATTGGGAGATACTAAGCTTTTCCAAGACATGGAGAACCCATTGTACTATGGCGATATTCACTCAGGACTTGTAAAAATGGGCGGTCGTTGTCGTCGTGAAGACTGGAAAGGTGTTGGAGTTGTAGTTCAATCTGCTTAATGAATTAAAATAT
This region includes:
- a CDS encoding phage portal protein family protein; this translates as MENKEKEAYIIHDLTLVSPDRSSKDIGKLKESVVTAESVYYPNRVMLYDLYHDILSMDGFLRGIIQKRIDAVLNKKLKFIKKDGKQDDDLTALIKSEKGRELTTLIMESKIWGISGVEFIIGEELTFKEVERKHIKPEKGLITKSQYGLSEQDGYAYEDMPFVWVVGKPKDLGLLLACSIYGIYKRGTFGDYAQYVEIFGQPVRIMKYDAYDTKTKQELKTLLTDSGSSLAMMIPKQAEFEMLDGKTSNGDGKLQLGLKDACNEEMAIAILGNTETTSSSKSSGYAQSKEHGEQQDELTISDLIFVENLLNSKKFKQILKSYGYNVDGQFEFELDLDLTKLKMRMEIDVVVSSKVPVGDDYWYETYKIPKPDNYDELKAKMELANQEPAPEPNDNNSKKPSRQQPPKSQLTETRKQNLMDLLFKGLADFFDQARH
- a CDS encoding terminase gpP N-terminus-related DNA-binding protein, translated to MGISKAQEREYARILYVNERITFKEIAERTGVTEKTIGKWAELDNWAKLRKSLLTTKEAQLVHWYNQLEALNELIAKRDVPIPESKEADIMSKITANIQRLETEIGLGEYVEVSRKLLTFIQSVDLGDAKKFKNYIDEFINSKLKNG